Proteins co-encoded in one Acipenser ruthenus chromosome 3, fAciRut3.2 maternal haplotype, whole genome shotgun sequence genomic window:
- the LOC117394524 gene encoding uncharacterized protein C18orf63-like: MNGINLQSLFFVSLPDLRKLCGVNVSLLCDPSDGDARNKQMKMCRELLFLYPDLLASPVPGTCSEITVIMAITFFKSGSIQAYTQRHEAKMDSPQRVLPGVLQTCLSYTLTAKLAPNWNKAGHLLIQGRDFLTETGRKSAVVMELNVTEAQLCISLEAYTIRLPPQLEDFDISVGIVKNFFNNKNAVIQKYSMPSNWCYVLPSMKMGQIISVSHTLSPDCPFQSYEDIQKHWNSLYGYRLPHINEEDAVYCSVYFKLIGERLFTYPFCCIRSLPVQHFPRVNLEGVLSLFLSDLKAKLQHLCGLPVKMTSKPCYSTNNLTNPHSEGSRSRPANLTTKANYRPILTQLSTNIRQSCSEGTALGLPFSQQRMYCSSQPTMVSAEKYSERSTYVTEIQGNSTPINAHFTQPSNSSTLLQGRSESRIIPIFKNNILQLNVNVTKILAEKRQQNFAAASLISGNNVGVMVKSGTSHLQRPVPCVTNTKAALAQQQPATKYSGNPVSHTSFTSNGNALLMGNPGMLRPQFSTNKAPTPGLQKFGRDGKTTDVFTQNRSNQIGTVLAKPMGSGPLVTQPEKKNESVKRKPQESGLESKPKKPRAKAAVQDVDVEEYARNNQLLKVNSVTLQAWLKMRGISVKAKDKKEELVSKIMQCISEP; encoded by the exons aTGAATGGAATCAATTTACAATCCTTGTTCTTTGTGAGTTTACCTGACCTGCGCAAGCTGTGTGGTGTAAATGTATCTTTGCTCTGTGACCCCAGTGATGGTGATGCCAGAAATAAACAGATGAAGATGTGCAG aGAACTGTTGTTCCTTTATCCAGACCTCCTTGCTTCTCCTGTACCAGGAACATGCAGTGAAATCACTGTAATAATGGCA attacatttttcaaatcTGGAAGTATACAAGCCTACACCCAAAGACATGAAGCTAAG ATGGATTCTCCACAGAGAGTACTACCAGGTGTGCTGCAGACATGCCTCTCCTATACACTCACAGCTAAACTTGCTCCAAACTGGAACAAGGCTGGACACCTACTGATTCAAG GAAGGGACTTTTTGACAGAAACTGGAAGGAAAAGTGCTGTTG taatgGAACTGAATGTCACAGAAGCACAACTCTGTATAAGTTTAGAAGCTTATACCATCCGTTTGCCACCA cAGCTTGAAGACTTTGATATTTCTGTGGGAATTGTAAAGAACTTCTTCAACAACAAAAATGCTGTAATTCAGAAGTACTCCATGCCAAGCAACTGGTGTTATGTATTGCCTAG CATGAAAATGGGGCAGATTATCAGTGTCAGTCATACCCTCTCACCAGACTGTCCATTCCAGTCATATGAAGATATTCAGAAACACTGGAATagtctg TATGGCTACCGGCTCCCCCACATTAATGAGGAAGATGCTGTCTATTGCAGTGTGTACTTCAAACTTATAGGAGAGAGGCTCTTCAC TTACCCATTTTGTTGCATCAGAAGTCTGCCTGTACAGCATTTTCCGAGAGTAAATTTGGAAGGAGTGCTGAGTTTGTTTCTTTCAGACCTAAAGGCTAAGCTGCAGCATCTCTGTGGCTTGCCTGTGAAGATGACTAGTAAGCCTTGCTATTCCACAAACAACCTTACCAACCCTCACTCAGAG GGATCACGTTCCAGGCCAGCAAATCTCACGACCAAGGCTAACTATAGACCTATTCTAACACAGCTTTCTACCAACATTCGTCAGAGCTGTTCAGAGGGGACTGCACTGGGGCTTCCATTCAGCCAGCAGAGGATGTACTGCAGCTCACAGCCAACTATGGTGTCTGCAGAGAAATATTCAGAAAGGTCAACATATGTTACTGAGATTCAAGGAAACAGCACACCAATAAATGCTCATTTCACACAGCCATCTAACTCTTCTACCCTTCTCCAAGGCAGGAGTGAAAGCAGAATAATTCCAATATTCAAGAACAACATTTTGCAGCTAAATGTTAATGTCACGAAAATTCTGGCAGAGAAGAGACAACAGAACTTTGCAGCAGCATCCCTCATATCTGGGAATAATGTAGGGGTAATGGTGAAATCAGGCACTTCCCACCTTCAGAGGCCAGTGCCTTGTGTGACTAATACCAAAGCTGCTTTAGCACAGCAACAACCTGCAACCAAGTATTCAGGAAATCCTGTGTCTCATACTTCATTTACTAGCAATGGGAATGCCTTACTCATGGGAAACCCTGGAATGTTACGACCACAGTTTAGCACAAATAAGGCACCAACTCCAGGTCTTCAGAAGTTTGGCCGTGACGGTAAG ACTACAGATGTGTTTACACAAAACCGGTCCAATCAAATTGGAACAGTGCTTGCAAAGCCCATGGGCTCAGGGCCTCTGGTAACACAGCCTGAAAAGAAGAATGAGAGCGTAAAGAGAAAACCTCAG GAAAGTGGGTTGGAATCGAAACCAAAGAAACCTAGAGCAAAAGCTGCTGTTCAAGATGTGGATGTGGAAGAGTATGCAAGAAACAATCAG